In the Catenulispora sp. EB89 genome, GAGACCGCGAGCTACTCGGCGACCACGCAGTTCTCCTCGCTGCTGAACCTGATACCGCAGCTGGCACTGCCGGTCATCACGCTTCGCGCGCTGGGCCCGGACAACGTCACCTACTACTACCTGGGATCCCAGATCGCGGCGCTGTTGTCGACCGGCTCCTACGCGATCGGCAACGCGCTGTTCTCCGAGGGCGCGCACGATCCCGCGCAGCTTCGCAGCCTGATGATGCGGTCCGCGAAGATCATGACCGCGGTGATGGTCCCGGGCGTCGCGGCCGTGATCCTGGTCCGCGAGCCGCTGCTGGGCCTGTTCGGCGGCAAGTATCCGGGGCACGCGCAGGGGCTGCTGACGATCCTCGCGCTCGGCGCGCTCGCCGTCGCGTTCCACACCTGGGCCAGCAGCGCGCTGCGGATCACCGGGCGGATGAAGCCGCTGCTCGGCAGCAACATGGTGTACCTGGTCGCGACGCTGGCGCTGGCGCTCGGCTTCGCGCACCGGGGCCTTAACTGGATCGGCTGGTCCTGGGCGCTGGGGAACCTGGCCTCGGGGCTGTTCGCGGTGGCGTTCGTGCCGGGCGCGAAGAAGCTGGCGGCGATGGCCGCGGACGCCGAGGAGTACGACTACGACGAGCTGGAGCCCGAGGACCTCGCACTCGCCGGCGTCGGTGCCGGGGCCGGGGCGCCGCCGAGCCAGGTGCGGGAACGCCCGCGGCCCCGGCAGAGCCCGTGGCTCGGCGTCGGGGACTCGACGGCGATCACCGAACCGATGTTCTTCCCGTGGAACCGCCCCGAGGCACGGGGGCGCGGCGACCGGTTCGAGAGCTACGAACGCCAGAGCTCGCGCCTGAAGCCAGCCGGCGACCTGCGCGTGCGGCCCCGGTCAATGCCCCGCAAGGCCGGACCGGTGGTGGTGCCGCCGCCGTCGCCGGAGGAGGAGACGCAGATCCTGCGGCCCATCGTCGTGCCCGACTCGTTCTTCCGGCCGGAGCCGGGGGAACGCGACCGGCTGCCGAAGCCGGGCCCGCACGGTGCCGTGCCGGAGCCGCGGGGAGACGCCCGCCCCGAGGCGAGCGAGCCGAGCGATCCCCGGCTGCCGCCCGAGCGGTGAGGGGGCGGGGTCGGCGGGCGTCGTGGCCAGGCGCAGTGGTCGGGCGCGGTCGCCGGACGTACGTATCGCGCGCGATGGTCAGGCGCGGTCGCTGGGTGCAGTCAGCGGGCGCCGTAGTCGGACCTGGTCGCCGGGCAATAGTTGTCGTGTCGGGCGTGGTTGTCGGGCGCGGTCGCCGAACCCTGCGATCCGCCCCACCACCGCCGCCCTAGAACCGCCGGTTCGCCACCTGCACCCCGACCCACGCCAGATGCTTGACCCGCACCACCGGCAGGCTCCACCCCAGCCGGCGGGCCGCCGCCAGCTTCTCGCGCCGCAGCAGGCCGGAGCGCGGCAGGATCTTCGCCCGATGGCTGTGCTGCCCCTCGTGCACCCGGTAGCGCACCAGTTCCTCGGGCAGCGCGGCGACTTCGGCGCGGCCGAGGATGCGGAGCCAGAGGTCGTAGTCCTCGCAGTGGAGGGCGGCCTCGCGGAAGCCTCCCGCCTCGCGCACCACCTCCGCACGCGCCGTCACCGTGGACATCGTCACCGCGTTGAACAGCATCAGGCGGCGGCCCAGCGCTTCGGACCCGGTGGGGCAGTGGAACGGGGCCAGGTCCGCGCCGGTGGCGCTGTCGAAGGTGCGGGCCCAGGTGGCGAGCATGCCCAGGGCCGGGCGGCGGTCGAACTCGGCGACCTGGCGGGCCAGCCGTTCGGGGTCGCACAGGTCGTCCGAGTCGCAGAACGCGACCAGGTCGCCGCGGCACTCCGGGAGGCCGGCGTTGCGGGCCGCCGCGGGGCCGGAGCGGGGGCGCGCGGTGACGATGATCCGGATCTGGTCGGCCGGAAGGACGGCGGCCGTGCGCCGGTTCTCCTCGCAGTCGCCGTCCAGGACCAGGACCACCTCCCAGTCCTGGAAGGTCTGCTTCTGGATGGCGAGCAGCGTCTCCTCGAGATAGCGCTGGCGCGGGGCGCACGGGATGAGCACAGAGACCCGCGGCGCCTTGCCCGCGTTCATCGTCCCTTCTTCGCGTTGGCGATGATCTGCTGCAGCGCGTCGAACGAGGGCCGGTAGGTCCCGTCGCCCCGCCGCAGGCCGAAGACCAGGTGGTCCGGCGGCGAGTCCTGGTAGGAGAACCAGAAGAACGACGCCACGTTCGGGTACGAGGCCAACGCGTCGACCTCCTTCTTCGCCGTCTCCACCTGCTGCGCCTCCTGCGGCTTGACCTGGCTCGCCGGACCCCAGATCAGGGCCGGGATGTTCGCCCCGGTCTCGGTGATCCAGATCGGCATGTTCGGCGACCCGGCCTGGGCCAGCGCCGCGACGATGCTCGTCGGCGACTGGCTGATGGCCTGGAACGTCTTGCTGTTCGCCGGGTCGCCGTCCGGGTAGGGGTGGTACCCGATCCCGTCGACCGCCTTCAGGCCGCCGTCCTTGGCCACCGCGGTGATGAAGTCGTACGGGGAGATGAACGGCGCGCCGGGGCTCGGGTGGTCCGCCGCGAGGCCGCCCATCAGGATGAACGCGTGCGGGTCCGCGGCGCGGATCGCCGCGGAGACCGGCAGCAGGAGCTTGGTGTAGTCCGCCGGGTCCGGGGTCGGGGCCCAGGCCGTGATGTTGGGCTCGTTCCACACTTCCCAGTGGTGGACGCCGCGCGCCGAGTAGCGCGCGACCGCCTGCTTCACGAACTTCGCGAACGTCGCGTTGTCGGCCGGCGGGCACGCGGAGGTGTCCTTGCAGGCGTCCCGGCGGGCCCACGGCGGCGGGAAGTCGATGGTGGCCAACACCTTCAGGCCGTGCGCGTTCGCCCCGGCGACGACGTTGTCGAACTTGGTGAAGTCCGGCGCGTAGTTGGAGAAGGACTGGTAGTCCTCCCAGCCGAAGTCGACGCGGATGTAGTCCATCCCGAGCCGCTTGGCGTCGTCGAGCGCGGTCTTGAGCTGGTCCGGCGTGTCGTACGCGAGCGTGTCGCTGTAGTCCAGGCCCCACTTCATGTCGGCCAGCTGCGCGGTGTTGACCGGGCTGGTGGCCAGTCCGGTCCCGGAGGTGGCACCGGGGGAAGAACTCGGGCTGCCGGCCGGGGACGAGGTCGTGCCGGACGTCTTCGCGGCGGTCGAGGTCCCCGCCGGCGCGTGGCCGAACGCCGAGGGCTGGCCGGGATCGCCGCCGGAGACGGCGGTCGCGATGCCGGCGGCGATGACGACCGCGGCCGCGGCGGCCCCCACGATCGTCCAGTGCCGTCGCTTGCTGTTCGCCATTATGATTTCGGGGCCGGTGACCGGCTGCCCTTCGCTCCCCTCGACCGGACTTCGTCGCTTGGCGGATCCGGTCGGTGACCGGGAGCGGCCGGGCGGCCGCCGCCGTCGCCGGGCGCCCCTGGCAGGGACGCCCGCCTGCGAGCGTTCATAGTGCCATGGTTCGGCCGTCTCGGTGTGCGGGCGCCGATTCTCGAACCCGGGCGGCTCGCATCCCATGTCGTTTCGAGGATTGCGCGGCGCCGGTGAGAATTCTGCACATCGTGAACCTGGGCTTCGAGGCCGGGGGCGCGGAGAAGTTCGTCCGCATGCTCCGGGACGGCCAGCGCGACCGCGGCCACCAGGTCCGGGTGGTGGCCCTGGAAGCCCCGTCCGGCGACCGGGCCGTGTTCGCCGACGACCTGCTCCCGCCGGTGGCCGGCGGCCCGGTCGGCAAGCTCGCCGGGTTCGTCTGGCATCGCCGGGCCCACCGCGGGCTGCGGCAGATCATGCGGGAGTTCCAGCCGGACTGTGTCCATCTGCACACCGTCGGCGGGTTCAGCCCGGCCGTGTTCCCGGCCACCCGCGGCGCCGTACGCATCCTCACCCTGCACGGCCCCGAGGACTGGACCCGGAAACTGTTGCGCTGGCAGGTGGCCGACAACGCCGGCCGGATCTCGCCCCGCGCCCTGCCCCGGTACCTGCATCTGCGGTTCCTGATGCGGCCGGCCTACCGGCTCCTCGGGCTGCGCCGGATCGACGGCTTCGCGGCCCCGAGCCGGTTCGTCGCCGACCTGCTCCGGGCCGACGCCGGCGCCGTGCCGATCCGGGTGATCCCGCACGCCGTGGACCGGGTCTTCGCCCCCGCCCCGGTCTCGGAGGTCTGGCAGGCGGCCTACGTGGGCCGGCTCAGCCCCCTGAAGGGCGCGGACGTCCTGCTGGCGGCGTTCGGCATCCTGGCCCGGACGCAGCCGAAGGCGCGGCTCGTCGTGGTCGGCGACGGCCCGGAGCGCGCCCGGCTGGAGGCGGAGGCCGCCGGCCTGGTGGCGGCTGGCACGGTCGAGTTCCGGGGCTGGCTGAGCCCGCCGGAGGTCGCCGAGTGCCTGCGCGGCTCGGCGTTGCTCGCCGTCCCGTCCACCACTCCGGAGATCTTCGGGCTGACCGCGCTGGAGGCGCTGGGGTTGGGCCGGCCGCTGGTGGCCAGCCGGATCGGGGCGTTGCCGGAACTGGTCGGTCCGGACAACGGCGTACTCGTCGCCCCCGGCGACCCGGCCGCGCTGGCCGAGGCGCTGGCGGAGCTGGTCGGTGACGCGGAGCGGCTGGCGCGGCTCGGCGAGGGATCGGCACGGCGCGCCGAGGCGTTCGGCCTGGAGCGTTGTCTGGACGCCTACGAATCCTGGTACCAGGAGGCTGTCGCGGCCCGCGCTCGTCCGTAGGCCGTAGTCGGTTCAGCCGGTTCAGCCGGTTCAGCCGGTTCGGGCCAGGGATCCCGCGCTATCGGCGCAGACGGTGTTCGGCCGCCTGCCACAGCGTCCGGGCACCGGCCAGGACGAACGGGACGGGGTCGTCGCAGGCGAACCACGCGGCCTCGTCTGCGGAGCGTGCAGAGGACAGCCACGAGCGCAGGGAGAGGCTTCCCTCCCGGCGATAGGCGAGGGCCGCTATCGGGTCGTAGTTCTCGACGAGCAGGGCCCGGCCGGGCACCGCCGCCCCGGCGGGCACGGCGCGGCCGGTGAGGTCCAGGTGCATCGCGCGGACGACGTCGATGCCGGCCGAGTCCTGGAACAGCCGGAACTGGGCGCCGAGCCGGGGGTTGAGGTCCAGGAGCCGGTAGCTGCCGTCCCGCGCGTCCCAGCGGTAGTCGAGGTCGACCGGGCCCTGGTAGCCCAGCCCCGAGAGCAGGGCTGTCGCCTCCGCGCGCAGCCGCTCGTTCGACACCCAGCGGCCGTAGCTGGTCAGCCCCGCGTGCGCCGGGAAGGAGCGCTCCTTGATACCGGTGTGGCCGAACAGGCAGCGCGAGGCCGCGTCGAAGTAGCCGTGGAAGAACCAGTCCTGCGGCGGGCCGGTCGGCACGGGCGCGAGGTATTCCTGGAGCAGCAGGCCGGTGTCCGGGCCGTCGCCGGTCGCCCGCCGGGCCCGCTCGACCACCGCGAGCATCTCCTCCCGGCTGCGGACGACGGTCGTGCTCTGCAATCCCGCCGACCGGTCCGCGGTCCAGGGCAGGTTCACCTTGGCCACGACGGGATATCCGCACGCGTCCGCGAAGGCCAGGGCCTCGGCGGCGTCCGCCGGGACGGTCGTCGCCGGATGCGGCACCCCGGCGACGCGGCAGATCTCGGCGAGCGTCGCCTTCCCGGCCGCCCGGCGCGGCAGGTCGGCCGGGGGCGCGGGGAACAGGTACCGGGACCGCAGCTTGTCACCGTGCTCGGCCAGCAGGATCGCGCCCGCGTCGTCGGTGGTGACCAGGACGGCCGGGCCGGGCAGCCGGTCGGCGAGCCGGTCCAGGAGCTCGACGACGTCGTCGGGATGGGCCCGGTCCGGCATCGGCGACACCGTCCGGCGGGCGTACCGCGACGCCCCGGCCGGCGCGAACCGGTCCTCGCGCATGGCGTGGACCCGGATCCCCAGCCGCCCGAGGCTCCGGATCACGCCGAGCCCGCCGTGGTGGAAGACATTCCGGTCGAGCTTCAAAAGCACGGCGCCGGTCGCGGTATCCGCATCAACCGACGCTTTCAGTGACATGGCAACCATCTTAGATTCAAGGTCAAGGCAGCCCTCGTCCTGTGGTGAGGTCAGCGCGGCAGTCTGGGTGCGACGGTGCGGGCCGCGAACTCCGACCCGAACACGAAGCGCATGGACGGCCCGAAGGTCGCCGCCGAAGCCAGGCCCACGACGAACAGCCCGGGCACCGAGGAGTTGAAGCCCGCGCCGAGGACCGGCGGGCCGTCGGAGCCGCGCATGCCGCGAACCTGGCCGCGCAGCTCCTCGCCGAGCATCGTCAGCTTCCGGACGTCCACATCGAACCCGGTCGCCGCGATCACGTGATCGGTGCCGAGCTCACGGCCGTCGGACAGCTCCAGGACGAGCCCGCCGGCCTCGGGCCGGGCCGCCGTGATCCGGGTGCCGGTGCGGACGTGCTCGACGTCGAAGGACTTCTCGAAGCGGTCGCGGATCCACCACGAGCCTTCCGGGCCGAGCGTCTTGCGCACGACCTCCATGCGGTAGCCGCCGGGCATCCGCCGGAAGAGCTTGGGCAGGCTGCCCAGCACCTTGTTGTAGTAGCCGGGGCCGAGGCCGTTCTCCGGGCGCCGGATGCGCTCCCACAACGTCACGGGCAGGTCGCCGGGCAGGCTGTTCCACTCCAGCGCACCGGTCCGCGCCACCAGCGTCACATCGGCGCCCGCGTCGTCCAGCAGCACCGCGATCTCGATCGCCGCCTGCCCGGCGCCGACCACAGTGACCCGCTTGCCCGCGAACCCGGACAGGTCGTTCACCGCGCTGCTGTGCAGCACCTGCGGCCCCTGCATCCCGACGAGCGCCTCTGGGAACCGTGGAAACGGCAGGAAGCCGGTGGCGAGCACCACGGAGCGGGCCCGCACCGAGGAGCCGTCGGCCAGCGCCAGCGCGAACACCGAGCCCTCCCGGTCGACCCGCAGCACGTCGGTCTCGTGCAGGTCCGGCGCGGTCTGCTGCCGGAACCAGCGGCCGTAGTCGACGAAGGTCTCGATGGGCGTCGGCACGCCGTGCGCGTACGGCAGCCCTTCAAGCTCGCAGTACGCCTTCAGCGTGTACTGGTCGCGGGGATCCGACAGGTGCGAGGCCCACGGCTCGGACTTGAGCTTCATGCCCAGCGGCATGTGCTCGGCCCAGGCGCGCATCGGCGTACCGAACACCCGGGTGCGGGTGCCCCGCGCCTTGGCATGCGCCGCCACCGAGAGACCGTAGGGCCCGGCACCCACCACGGCGGTGTCGAGGACCTCTGTACCTGTCATCACTTCTCCTTGTTCGGACCCCGCGCGCCCTGTCCCCAGGCCTCGCGAACGCCTTCTCCCATGGACCCGGGCATGCCGACGGCCCAAGGACCGTTCCCGCTCGAATTCGGTGCCGGCGTTCCGCCTCGAGACCCCCTCGACCAGCGCGAGCCGCCCCGCCGACCGGGCACTCCGGCCGGAGTCGGTGGTCGACCCGACCGGAGAGCCCCGGTCAATGCGGGGCGACATCGCGGTGTTCTGGAGATGAAGATACAGGCCAGCGCGCTGAGTCAGTGCGGCAGCACATCGTAGCGGCGCCGGAGGTAGTGCTGAAGTAAAACGGCAGGAGGGCAGGGTGCGCAAGGGCGGGGCGGGGTTGCGGGGCGTTCGCGGCGAAGGATCGGCGCGGCAGCCTTGGGCGAAGCCGTAAGAATCGCCTGTAAACACACAAACAAACCGAACCCGGCACGGCGCACCGAGCAATTGCGGACGCGCGCAAACGCCCGCACTACGCCCGCGCTACCCAGCCTCACCCAGCCTGAAGCCGGTGCTCAGCCAGCCGCTGAGGATCGGGCCAGTGCACGTTCGTGGCCCAACCGAGCCGCTCGAAAACCCGAATCACCCCGGCGGACAAGTCGATCTGGCCGCGATCCACACCATGCCGCGCGCAGGACGGGTCGCTGTGATGCGTGTTGTGCCAGCTCTCCCCCATCGACAGCAGCGCCAGCGGCCACAGGTTCGTCGCCCGGTCGTGCTTGCGGGTCGCGAACGGCCGCGCCCCGAGCAGGTGACACAGAGAATTGACACTCCACGTCACGTGCTGGAGCAGGAACACCCGGGCCAGCCCGGCCCATATCAGGGCCGTGACGCCCGCCGTCCAGGCGAAGTCGCCGATCATCCAGCCGGCCAGCGCGGGCAGCACGAGAGAGGCCACGCACAGCACCGGGAACAGCCCCGAGACACGCCGCATAGCCGGTTCGGCCACCAGATCCGGGGCGAAGTGGTCGACGTCGGTCGGGTCGTCGCCGAACAGCCAGCCGAAGTGCGCGTGGACGAGACCGTGCAACTGGCCGACCGGCCCCGTGCCGTACCGGTACGGCGAATGCGGGTCGCCGGGCCGGTCGGTGAACGCGTGATGCCGCCGGTGCGTCGCGACCCAGCTGATGGCCGAGCCCTGGAAGCTCATCGACCCGGCGACCGCGAGTCCGGTCCGCAAGGCCGGCGCGGCGGTGAAGCTCCGGTGAGTCAGCAGTCTGTGAAAGCCGACGGTGACGCCGAACCCGGTCAGGAAGTAGAAGAAGCCAGCCAGCAGCAGGTCGGCCACACCGACCCCCCGCCCCCACAACAACCACACCGCGGCGACCAGCCCGGCCAACGGCGCGACGACGAGCAGGGCCGTCACGGCCACCTGGATCCGGCGCTGAAGGGGTGTCGTGGCGGTCGATGGGCGGCCGGGAAACGGCTCGACGCCGTCATAGGGAATCGCAGCCAAGGCGATACACCTCACAAGCGAATGCAGCGAGGCGGGTCACGGGACCGGCGTGAGGTCTAGACCTGATCGGAAACTCGGTCGGCTGCGATGATTTGGGTCCTTCCCCGACAGTCTACGCCTGGTAAGAACCCCTGGCGGGATTCCCGCCAGGGGTTCTTACCATGAATTTTCAGGGACTATCAGTTCACTGAAACCGTCCCGGCCTCCTGCGCCGCCTCGGCGGCCAGCGCGGCCTGCGCGGCCTCCCGGCTGCGGCGCCGGCCCGGGATCACGACGAGTGCCAGGAGCAGCGCCGCGACCCCGAAGTACGCGGTGGCCACGAATCCGGCCTTGAACCCGGCCGTCATCGCGGCCTGCTGCGACGCGCCGACGGAGTGCGAGACGATCACGGTGGTGACGGTCGCGATGCCGAAGCTGCCGCCGATCTGGAACGCGGCGGCGTTGAAGCCCGAGGCCAGGCCGGCGTCGCGGCGCGCGATCCCGGACAGCGCCGCCGCCGAGCAGGCGGTCGTACCCAGGCCCAGGCCGGTGCCGAAGATGGCGAGCCCGGCGAAGATGCTCCCGTACGAGCCGCCGTTCTGCACCGCGTGGACGAGCAGCAGGCTGCCGCCGACGAGCAGCACCGAGCACAGCGCGACCACCCGCCGGGAGCCGAACCGGCCGATCAGCCGCTGCCCGGCGAACGCGCTGACCAGGGCCATCGCCGGCAGCGGCGAGCCCTTCACGCCGTACTGCAGCGTGGTGTAGCCGAGCCCGCCCTGCGCGTACTCCGCGGCGCACAGCGACAGGCCGAACACCCCCATGCCCATCGCGACCGTGGCCAGGTTCCCGCCGACGAGCGAGCCGGAGCGCAGGATCCGCACCGGCACCAGCGGGCTCTCCACCCGGCTCTCGATGAGCACGAACAGCACGAGCAGCGCGACGGCCCCGCCGAACATCCCCAGCGTCTTGGACCCGGTCCAGCCGTTGTCCGGGGCCTTGGTGACCGCGTAGACGACCAGCAGCAGGGCCGCCGTGCTGGTCAGGGCGCCGGCCACGTCGTAGCGCCGGCCCACCGACAGGTCCCGGCTCTCGGTCAGCAGCATCGGCCCGACCACCAGCATCGCGGCCGCGACCGGCACGTTCATCAGGAAGATCCACCGCCAGCCGAAGTGCGAGACCAACTCGCCGCCGATGATCAGCGCGGCCGTCGCCCCGAGCCCGGCGATCCCCTGCCACGCGGCGAGCGCCTTGTTCCGGCCCCGGCCCTCGGGGAACGTCGTGGTGAGGATGGACAGCGCGGTCGGCGCCATCATCGCGGTGGCCACGCCGTGCAGCGCGCGTGCGGTGATCAGCACGTCGCCGTTCGAGGCGAAGCCGGACACCAGCGACACGACCAGGAACAGCGCCGTGCCGATCAGGAACAGCCGCCGCCGGCCGAGCAGGTCCGCGGCCCGGCCGCCGAGCAGCAGCAGACCGCCGAAGGTGATCAGGTTGGCGCTGATCACCCACTGCGCGGCGCTCTGGGTCATCTTGAGCGACCGGGCGATCGTCGGCGCGGCCAGGATCACGGCCTGGGAGTCCAGGATCACCATGAAGTTGGCCGCGCACAGCAGGATGAGCGCCGTCCAGGCGCGGGGATCCAGACGCGTCCCACCCCGGGACCCGCCTGTGGTCTGATCGACGTTCACGGTGCCGTCTCCTTCGGATCGACGTGACAGACCCCGATCACGCCGGTGGCCGGGGGTACAGGTTCATCGTTGGGTCCGGCCGCCGGACGGGCTTCGCTGAGATTGCGGGCACTGAGCAACGGATCGTGTGGCGTCGGCGGAGACGGCGTGCGGGTCGGCCGCGCACTGTGCGCGGCCGACCGGGCTTTCCGGGCTTCGGGGCTTCGGGGGCCTGTTCAGCCGGCGTCGACGGCCTGCCGAACGCCGGCGCCCTGGACGGAGCGCTCGTTCTTCCACCCCAGCCAGCCCCGGCAGAGGATCCACGCCGGCACCATGAGGATGACCAGGTAGAGGTCGACGGTCGAGTCCCGGGGCGCTTCGGCGGCGTGGATGTTCAGGTAGCCGATGATCGTGATGGTGACCTTCTGGATCAGCACGATCTCCCACATCCCCGGGGTGCTGCGGGGCCGGAGAGCGAGCAGCGCGAAGATCGCTGCGAAGACCAGGTAGGCGAGGGTGCGCCACCACTGCATGAAGAAGGTGTCCAGGCCGGCCGCCGAGGCCAGGCGGATGCCGTCGACGAACGCGCCGAGCGTGGACAGGGACAGGACGGCGAAGAGGATGCGGCCGACGAGGTCACGGCGGGAGGCGATGGGGGTGATCATGGCGGGCTCCTGATGGGTGCGGCGGGGATGTGGTGGTGATGCCAGGGCGGTGCAGTGCGGCTGACGTGCCGGTTTCCGCTGTTGCGAGAACGCTGTTCTCGATATGGACTACCGTACTCACGCCGCTTCCGATCCGTCAAGAACACTGTTCTCGATTCCGTCTACTGTTCTCGGACATGGCATACTCGGCCCCATGGGTGCCCCTGGAACCGCGCGTGCCCGAGCCCGCGCCGCGCTGACGTCCGAGATCCTCGAAGTGGCCCGCCGCCAGCTCGCGACGGTCGGCGCCGACCAGCTGTCGCTGCGGGCCGTGGCCCGGGAGCTGGAGATGGTGCCCTCAGGGCTCTACCGGTACTACGCGAGCCGCGACGACCTGCTGACGGCCCTGATCATCGAGGCCTACAACGCGGTCGGCGACCAGGCCGAACGCGCGCTCTCGGCGATCCCCGAGGCCGACCACCGCGGCCGGTGGCGCGCCGTCTGCACGTCGGTGCGGGAATGGGCCGTGGCGCATCCGCAGGAGTTCGCGCTGATCTACGGCTCTCCGGTACCCGGGTATCGCGCGCCCGCCGACACCGTCGCGCCGTCCGGCCGTGTCTACACGCTGCTGCTGGGCATCGTCGGCGACAGCGCCCGCGCCGGGCGGCTGACAAAGCCAGCTCGTGAGCCGTCGATGCCGCCGACCCTGGTCGAGGACGCTGTGGCGTTGATGGCCACCTTGGGCGCGTCCGACCTCGCGCCCGCCGACCTGCTGCGCGCCATCACGGCCTGGACGCAGGTGCTGGGCGCGATCAGTCAAGAACTCTTCGGCCACCTCGACGTCGCGTTCCGCAACAACGGGGAGTACTTCGAGCACGCCGTTGACCTCATGGCCGATGTCGTCGGGCTGGCATCACCGAGCTGACCGAAGCTGACGCGCTCAGTGCCCTGACTACGAGTGCTGCACCGTCCGCAGCGAGACGGTGGACTTGCCGGTCCGCTCACGCAGCAGCACGCGCAAGGTGTTGGCCTGCTCGTAGCCGACCTTGCGGCTGATCACCTCCATCGACAGGTCCGTGGTGCGGAGCAGGTGGGTGGCCCGCTCGACCCGCAGGTCCTGGACGAACTTGATCGGTGAGGTTCCCACCGCGCGCAGGACGGCCCGCTGGAGCGTCCGCTCGCTGACGCCGAGGTGCCGGGCCGCCACCGGGATGCTGATCGGCTCGGCGATGTGGTCGCGGATCCAGCGTTCGAACCCCGCGACCAGGGGGTCGCTCTGGGCGAGCGCGCTGGGGACGATGTACGGGGCCTGCGACGGCCGCTCGTCGACGACGAGGTAGCGCGTGACGAGGTCGGCCACGGCCGGGCTGGTACCGCGGACGATCGCCAGCGCCATGTCCAGGTGGCCGAACGCGGCGCCGGCGGTGGTGACGCCGCCGTCGCGGACGACCATCGCCCCCTGGTCGAGGTGGACCCGGGGGTAGCGGGCACGGAAGGACGGCGTGAGCCACCAGGTGGTGGTCGCGCGCAGGCCGTCCAGGACGCCCGCCTCGGCCAGCAGGAAGGTTCCGGCACACGCCGTGGCGACGGCCGCGCCGCGGGCGCGCGTTTCGAAGACCAGC is a window encoding:
- a CDS encoding oligosaccharide flippase family protein, whose protein sequence is MAKGRRRRGTAEPGSGAEEPGGDASGGIADASDTHGDKNGEGDANSVAGAKMLRNSLFLMASAGLTAGIGFVFWALVAHLYTSTEIGVATTLLSAISLISFLSTLGFGQTMIRFQAAGAARHRQVSVMLAMVAGTSFVLGTGYVLALKTISPDLAFVRDKPGYALVLIVICVFATVNLLTDAVFMAARRAEYNTLVDGFIQSLSKLAIPMFVVALGAMGIVAASGIGYVVATLASLYLMNRKLGFRFSFRLGGTRIRETASYSATTQFSSLLNLIPQLALPVITLRALGPDNVTYYYLGSQIAALLSTGSYAIGNALFSEGAHDPAQLRSLMMRSAKIMTAVMVPGVAAVILVREPLLGLFGGKYPGHAQGLLTILALGALAVAFHTWASSALRITGRMKPLLGSNMVYLVATLALALGFAHRGLNWIGWSWALGNLASGLFAVAFVPGAKKLAAMAADAEEYDYDELEPEDLALAGVGAGAGAPPSQVRERPRPRQSPWLGVGDSTAITEPMFFPWNRPEARGRGDRFESYERQSSRLKPAGDLRVRPRSMPRKAGPVVVPPPSPEEETQILRPIVVPDSFFRPEPGERDRLPKPGPHGAVPEPRGDARPEASEPSDPRLPPER
- a CDS encoding glycosyltransferase family 2 protein, translated to MNAGKAPRVSVLIPCAPRQRYLEETLLAIQKQTFQDWEVVLVLDGDCEENRRTAAVLPADQIRIIVTARPRSGPAAARNAGLPECRGDLVAFCDSDDLCDPERLARQVAEFDRRPALGMLATWARTFDSATGADLAPFHCPTGSEALGRRLMLFNAVTMSTVTARAEVVREAGGFREAALHCEDYDLWLRILGRAEVAALPEELVRYRVHEGQHSHRAKILPRSGLLRREKLAAARRLGWSLPVVRVKHLAWVGVQVANRRF
- a CDS encoding cellulase family glycosylhydrolase — encoded protein: MANSKRRHWTIVGAAAAAVVIAAGIATAVSGGDPGQPSAFGHAPAGTSTAAKTSGTTSSPAGSPSSSPGATSGTGLATSPVNTAQLADMKWGLDYSDTLAYDTPDQLKTALDDAKRLGMDYIRVDFGWEDYQSFSNYAPDFTKFDNVVAGANAHGLKVLATIDFPPPWARRDACKDTSACPPADNATFAKFVKQAVARYSARGVHHWEVWNEPNITAWAPTPDPADYTKLLLPVSAAIRAADPHAFILMGGLAADHPSPGAPFISPYDFITAVAKDGGLKAVDGIGYHPYPDGDPANSKTFQAISQSPTSIVAALAQAGSPNMPIWITETGANIPALIWGPASQVKPQEAQQVETAKKEVDALASYPNVASFFWFSYQDSPPDHLVFGLRRGDGTYRPSFDALQQIIANAKKGR
- a CDS encoding glycosyltransferase family 4 protein, whose product is MRILHIVNLGFEAGGAEKFVRMLRDGQRDRGHQVRVVALEAPSGDRAVFADDLLPPVAGGPVGKLAGFVWHRRAHRGLRQIMREFQPDCVHLHTVGGFSPAVFPATRGAVRILTLHGPEDWTRKLLRWQVADNAGRISPRALPRYLHLRFLMRPAYRLLGLRRIDGFAAPSRFVADLLRADAGAVPIRVIPHAVDRVFAPAPVSEVWQAAYVGRLSPLKGADVLLAAFGILARTQPKARLVVVGDGPERARLEAEAAGLVAAGTVEFRGWLSPPEVAECLRGSALLAVPSTTPEIFGLTALEALGLGRPLVASRIGALPELVGPDNGVLVAPGDPAALAEALAELVGDAERLARLGEGSARRAEAFGLERCLDAYESWYQEAVAARARP
- a CDS encoding carboxylate--amine ligase, with amino-acid sequence MSLKASVDADTATGAVLLKLDRNVFHHGGLGVIRSLGRLGIRVHAMREDRFAPAGASRYARRTVSPMPDRAHPDDVVELLDRLADRLPGPAVLVTTDDAGAILLAEHGDKLRSRYLFPAPPADLPRRAAGKATLAEICRVAGVPHPATTVPADAAEALAFADACGYPVVAKVNLPWTADRSAGLQSTTVVRSREEMLAVVERARRATGDGPDTGLLLQEYLAPVPTGPPQDWFFHGYFDAASRCLFGHTGIKERSFPAHAGLTSYGRWVSNERLRAEATALLSGLGYQGPVDLDYRWDARDGSYRLLDLNPRLGAQFRLFQDSAGIDVVRAMHLDLTGRAVPAGAAVPGRALLVENYDPIAALAYRREGSLSLRSWLSSARSADEAAWFACDDPVPFVLAGARTLWQAAEHRLRR
- a CDS encoding NAD(P)-binding domain-containing protein, with protein sequence MTGTEVLDTAVVGAGPYGLSVAAHAKARGTRTRVFGTPMRAWAEHMPLGMKLKSEPWASHLSDPRDQYTLKAYCELEGLPYAHGVPTPIETFVDYGRWFRQQTAPDLHETDVLRVDREGSVFALALADGSSVRARSVVLATGFLPFPRFPEALVGMQGPQVLHSSAVNDLSGFAGKRVTVVGAGQAAIEIAVLLDDAGADVTLVARTGALEWNSLPGDLPVTLWERIRRPENGLGPGYYNKVLGSLPKLFRRMPGGYRMEVVRKTLGPEGSWWIRDRFEKSFDVEHVRTGTRITAARPEAGGLVLELSDGRELGTDHVIAATGFDVDVRKLTMLGEELRGQVRGMRGSDGPPVLGAGFNSSVPGLFVVGLASAATFGPSMRFVFGSEFAARTVAPRLPR
- a CDS encoding acyl-CoA desaturase: MAAIPYDGVEPFPGRPSTATTPLQRRIQVAVTALLVVAPLAGLVAAVWLLWGRGVGVADLLLAGFFYFLTGFGVTVGFHRLLTHRSFTAAPALRTGLAVAGSMSFQGSAISWVATHRRHHAFTDRPGDPHSPYRYGTGPVGQLHGLVHAHFGWLFGDDPTDVDHFAPDLVAEPAMRRVSGLFPVLCVASLVLPALAGWMIGDFAWTAGVTALIWAGLARVFLLQHVTWSVNSLCHLLGARPFATRKHDRATNLWPLALLSMGESWHNTHHSDPSCARHGVDRGQIDLSAGVIRVFERLGWATNVHWPDPQRLAEHRLQAG